A window of Parasynechococcus marenigrum WH 8102 contains these coding sequences:
- a CDS encoding SdiA-regulated domain-containing protein, with protein sequence MTDATLSLSLISEHRILDKAAGLNEPSGLTLNHDGSALYTVSDDTKAVFRLDLKGRLSITESFFIGIDDLEGIAINGDGSRLHAVQEETNALITIDIATRRELSRRPLAAMTNYESIQRFFPDPPDNKGLEGITVNTRTGHLFVVKEGRPGLLIELDAEGNSILQARLLNATNGFVHPTVGPDNLDFSGLSYDAERNTIWITSDKGQCLNHYDWEQDQVLQRLDLVIEADNKPKRIRKSEGVAIDPARNRLYVVSERDGRLYVFKIHTNG encoded by the coding sequence ATGACCGACGCCACACTCAGCCTCAGCCTGATCAGCGAACACCGAATTCTCGACAAGGCGGCTGGACTGAACGAACCCTCCGGCCTGACCCTGAACCACGACGGCAGCGCCCTTTACACCGTCAGTGATGACACCAAGGCGGTGTTCCGTCTGGATCTGAAGGGTCGCCTGTCTATCACCGAGTCCTTTTTCATCGGCATCGACGATCTGGAAGGGATTGCCATCAATGGCGATGGCAGCCGACTCCATGCCGTTCAGGAAGAGACCAACGCGCTGATCACCATCGACATCGCCACACGGCGCGAACTCAGCCGTCGTCCCTTGGCGGCCATGACCAACTACGAGAGCATTCAGCGCTTCTTCCCCGATCCACCGGACAACAAAGGGCTGGAAGGGATCACCGTGAACACCCGCACAGGGCATCTGTTTGTGGTGAAGGAAGGGCGCCCAGGGCTGCTGATCGAGCTTGATGCGGAAGGCAACAGCATCCTCCAGGCCCGACTGCTCAACGCCACCAATGGCTTTGTGCACCCAACCGTGGGTCCGGACAACCTCGATTTCTCAGGCCTCAGCTACGACGCCGAACGCAACACGATCTGGATCACCAGTGACAAAGGACAGTGCCTGAACCACTACGACTGGGAACAGGATCAGGTGCTGCAGCGCCTCGATCTGGTGATCGAAGCCGACAACAAGCCCAAACGGATCCGCAAGTCGGAAGGTGTGGCGATCGACCCTGCCCGCAATCGCCTGTACGTGGTGAGCGAGCGGGACGGGAGGCTGTACGTCTTCAAGATCCACACCAATGGCTGA
- a CDS encoding SDR family NAD(P)-dependent oxidoreductase: MADLQHWLITGASSGIGRLAAERLQQQGHRLTVICRSQQRADQTLGWLTGESRVLLADLADLDQVQAIGHALLEKDEALDGLLLNAGLQYAGHRQVRWSAQGLELTIAVNHLAHQRLVMDLLPLLLRSHAPRLVITASEVHNPASGGGRVGRPAGLGDLSGLKKHSEMVNGERPFDADKAYKDSKLCNLLMGRHLAERHPQLPVICWSPGLVIPRGRDGFFRNSREANPLGQALFGFVARDLLRLTEHPQRAAELLERLVLDPAMPSGFSYWSNTLLAPGRHRFERAETSAEAADEAKAARLWQVSEQLVV, from the coding sequence ATGGCTGATCTACAGCACTGGCTGATCACCGGAGCCAGCAGCGGTATCGGCCGTCTCGCCGCCGAACGGCTGCAACAGCAGGGGCACCGGCTCACCGTGATCTGCCGCAGTCAGCAGCGAGCTGATCAGACCCTCGGCTGGCTGACGGGAGAAAGCCGCGTGCTGCTGGCGGATCTGGCCGACCTTGATCAGGTTCAAGCCATCGGACATGCGCTTCTTGAAAAGGATGAAGCCCTGGATGGCCTGCTGCTCAACGCCGGTTTGCAATACGCCGGCCATCGGCAGGTGCGCTGGAGTGCCCAGGGTCTGGAACTCACCATCGCCGTCAACCATCTGGCGCATCAGCGGCTGGTGATGGATCTGCTGCCACTGCTGCTGCGATCCCATGCTCCAAGGCTGGTCATCACAGCGTCGGAGGTGCACAACCCGGCCAGTGGCGGCGGACGGGTGGGACGCCCCGCCGGCCTCGGCGATCTCTCCGGACTGAAGAAGCATTCAGAGATGGTGAACGGTGAACGGCCCTTTGATGCGGACAAGGCCTACAAGGACAGCAAGCTCTGCAACCTGTTGATGGGCAGGCATCTGGCAGAGCGGCATCCGCAGTTGCCCGTGATCTGCTGGAGTCCCGGCCTGGTGATTCCGCGGGGTCGTGATGGTTTCTTCCGCAACAGCCGCGAGGCCAACCCCCTGGGCCAGGCGTTGTTTGGCTTCGTGGCACGTGATCTGTTACGACTCACCGAACATCCCCAGCGGGCAGCTGAACTGTTGGAGCGGTTGGTGCTGGATCCCGCCATGCCATCGGGATTCAGCTACTGGAGCAACACGCTGCTTGCTCCTGGGCGTCATCGGTTCGAACGCGCCGAAACCTCGGCAGAAGCCGCCGATGAGGCCAAGGCAGCGCGGCTCTGGCAGGTGAGTGAACAGCTTGTTGTTTAG
- a CDS encoding LOG family protein — MKGFWHGQAMRRLAVYCGSRSGHAPEHGQVATALGRAMARRGVGLVYGAAQIGLMGTIADAVLAADGEVIGVIPEALMDAEVAHHQLTRLEVVADMHVRKARMIELADATVALPGGLGTLEELFEALTWLQLRFHGKPCALLNVSGYYDHLLQFLDGAVADGFVAEEHRGLLKVHQDPERLLDELLQHP, encoded by the coding sequence ATGAAAGGCTTCTGGCACGGGCAAGCGATGCGACGCCTCGCGGTCTACTGCGGATCCAGATCTGGCCACGCGCCGGAGCATGGTCAGGTCGCCACGGCATTGGGCCGCGCCATGGCCCGTCGCGGTGTGGGGTTGGTGTATGGCGCCGCCCAGATTGGTCTGATGGGCACGATCGCCGATGCAGTGCTGGCTGCTGATGGGGAGGTGATCGGCGTGATCCCCGAAGCGTTGATGGATGCCGAGGTTGCTCACCATCAGCTCACGCGCCTGGAGGTCGTTGCCGACATGCATGTCCGCAAGGCGCGCATGATCGAATTGGCAGATGCCACGGTCGCGCTGCCGGGGGGGCTTGGAACCCTGGAGGAGTTGTTTGAAGCACTCACCTGGTTGCAGCTGCGCTTTCACGGCAAACCCTGTGCCTTGCTCAATGTGTCCGGCTACTACGACCATCTTCTCCAGTTCCTGGATGGAGCGGTGGCCGATGGTTTCGTGGCTGAGGAGCACCGCGGGCTGCTGAAGGTGCATCAGGACCCGGAGCGGCTCCTGGATGAGCTGTTGCAACACCCCTGA